A DNA window from Thalassospiraceae bacterium LMO-JJ14 contains the following coding sequences:
- a CDS encoding branched-chain amino acid ABC transporter permease has protein sequence MFYREAGQFKTSYKADQAIFTITQDRFFIGLFLIVAFVVVPFFINDYWANAILIHFLVYALAALGLNILTGYCGQVSLGTGGFMAVGAYASYKLVTSFPEMNFIVAILLSGGITALVGVVFGLPSLRIKGFYLAVATLAAQFFLVWLFNKVGWFFNYSPTGMIVSPPREIFGFLVTGPEASPVVRYLFCLSFVTVFALAAKNIVRGRVGRSWMAIRDMDIAAELIGIRPLEAKLTAFAVSSFYIGVAGALYFNVWLGTAEPTEAFDINQSFFVLFIVIIGGLGSIMGSFMGAAFMVLIPITLKTIMVDGMGFAVGAAKHAEVMLLGTLIIFFLIVEPHGLARLWQILKEKLRKWPFPY, from the coding sequence ATGTTTTACCGTGAAGCAGGCCAGTTCAAGACCAGCTACAAAGCCGATCAGGCGATCTTTACGATCACCCAGGACCGTTTCTTCATCGGTCTGTTTCTGATTGTTGCCTTTGTCGTTGTGCCGTTTTTCATCAATGACTACTGGGCCAATGCGATCCTGATCCATTTCCTGGTTTATGCGCTGGCGGCCCTCGGCTTGAACATCCTGACCGGCTATTGCGGTCAGGTGTCACTTGGTACCGGCGGGTTCATGGCGGTCGGCGCCTATGCGTCCTACAAGTTGGTCACCTCGTTTCCGGAAATGAATTTCATCGTTGCAATCCTGCTGTCGGGCGGCATTACGGCGCTCGTCGGTGTCGTCTTCGGTCTGCCGTCGCTCAGGATCAAGGGTTTTTATCTGGCTGTCGCTACGCTGGCGGCGCAGTTTTTTCTGGTTTGGCTGTTCAACAAGGTCGGCTGGTTCTTTAACTACAGTCCGACCGGCATGATCGTGTCACCGCCGCGCGAGATATTCGGCTTCCTCGTTACCGGACCGGAGGCGAGCCCGGTCGTCAGATATTTATTTTGCCTGTCGTTCGTGACGGTCTTTGCATTGGCCGCGAAGAACATCGTTCGTGGCCGAGTCGGCCGCAGCTGGATGGCAATTCGCGACATGGACATCGCCGCCGAGCTGATCGGCATCCGTCCCCTCGAAGCCAAGCTGACCGCATTTGCCGTCAGTTCGTTCTACATCGGTGTTGCCGGGGCGCTTTACTTCAACGTCTGGCTGGGGACCGCCGAGCCGACCGAGGCGTTCGACATCAACCAGTCGTTCTTCGTGCTGTTCATCGTCATTATCGGTGGGCTAGGCAGCATCATGGGCTCCTTCATGGGGGCCGCGTTCATGGTGCTGATCCCGATCACGCTGAAGACCATCATGGTCGACGGCATGGGTTTTGCCGTTGGCGCGGCCAAGCATGCCGAAGTGATGCTGCTTGGTACCCTGATTATCTTTTTCCTGATCGTCGAGCCGCATGGTTTGGCACGCTTGTGGCAAATTCTGAAGGAGAAACTGCGAAAGTGGCCATTCCCGTACTAA
- a CDS encoding branched-chain amino acid ABC transporter permease produces the protein MLFLLETVISGLMAGVMYSLVALGFVLIFKASGIFNFAQGVFALFAGLALYDFIATDGWFYELFGFVLPVWLGIIATMGVMVIVAWLVEFLVLRHLVNQEPIILFMSTIGLAYFLEGLGDVLFGSDVKPLDIGLPQGAWDYLLDTHNLYIEKLEIVAAGVAAVMVIVLAIFFQKTRIGRALRAVADDHQAALSVGISLRTIWVIVWSVSGFVALVAGVMWGSKSGIQFSLSLIALKALPVLILGGFTSVPGAIIGGLIIGVGEKVAEVYAGPFVGGAIENWFAYMLALGFLLIRPQGLFGEKIIERV, from the coding sequence ATGCTGTTTTTACTCGAGACGGTGATCAGCGGCCTGATGGCGGGGGTTATGTACTCGCTTGTCGCACTTGGCTTCGTGCTGATCTTCAAGGCTTCCGGGATCTTCAATTTTGCGCAGGGCGTTTTTGCGCTGTTCGCCGGGCTGGCATTATACGACTTCATCGCCACCGACGGATGGTTTTACGAACTGTTCGGTTTCGTACTGCCGGTCTGGCTCGGCATCATCGCCACCATGGGCGTCATGGTTATCGTCGCCTGGCTGGTTGAGTTTCTGGTGCTACGCCACCTCGTCAACCAGGAGCCGATTATCCTGTTCATGTCGACCATCGGTCTGGCCTACTTCCTTGAAGGTCTTGGCGACGTTCTGTTCGGCTCCGACGTCAAGCCGCTCGATATTGGCTTGCCGCAGGGCGCATGGGATTATCTGCTCGATACACATAATCTTTATATCGAGAAGCTGGAAATCGTCGCTGCGGGAGTTGCTGCGGTGATGGTCATCGTTTTAGCGATTTTCTTCCAGAAAACACGTATTGGCCGCGCATTGCGCGCCGTCGCCGACGATCACCAGGCGGCGCTCAGCGTCGGCATTTCGCTCAGGACAATCTGGGTCATCGTATGGTCGGTGTCGGGTTTTGTGGCGCTGGTCGCCGGCGTCATGTGGGGATCGAAGTCGGGGATTCAGTTCTCGCTGTCGTTGATCGCGCTTAAAGCATTGCCGGTGCTGATCCTGGGCGGCTTTACGTCTGTCCCGGGGGCTATTATCGGCGGTTTGATTATCGGCGTCGGCGAAAAGGTTGCGGAAGTATATGCCGGACCTTTTGTCGGCGGTGCGATTGAAAACTGGTTTGCCTACATGCTGGCGCTCGGGTTCCTGTTGATCCGTCCGCAAGGCCTGTTCGGCGAAAAAATCATCGAGAGGGTGTAA
- a CDS encoding ABC transporter ATP-binding protein, with product MAHERKIGDTILAVDQISLSFGGVKALSNISFSVNEHEVFAIIGPNGAGKSSMLNCINGFYHPQEGTITFKGKTRRQVRPSEAAREGIARTFQNIALFKGMSTLDNIMTGRNTKMNKGIFWQALRFGPAEKEEMEHRAVVEKVIDFLEIEAIRKTAVGTLPYGLQKRVELGRALAAEPDLLLLDEPMAGMNIEEKQDMCRFILDVNDEFGTTIVLIEHDMGVVMDISDRVVVLDYGKKLADGTPDEVRANQDVIDAYLGVSHDDEEA from the coding sequence ATGGCTCATGAAAGAAAAATCGGCGATACGATCCTCGCTGTAGATCAGATTTCGTTGTCGTTCGGCGGGGTCAAGGCACTGTCGAATATCAGCTTCTCCGTCAACGAGCATGAAGTGTTCGCGATCATCGGACCGAACGGTGCCGGTAAAAGCTCGATGCTGAACTGCATCAACGGCTTTTATCACCCGCAGGAAGGAACCATTACGTTCAAGGGGAAAACCCGCCGTCAGGTGCGCCCGAGCGAAGCGGCGCGCGAAGGCATTGCCCGGACGTTCCAGAACATCGCGCTGTTCAAGGGGATGTCGACGCTCGACAACATCATGACCGGGCGCAACACCAAGATGAACAAGGGCATCTTCTGGCAGGCGCTACGGTTCGGCCCGGCGGAAAAGGAAGAGATGGAACACCGCGCCGTGGTCGAAAAGGTGATCGACTTCCTTGAAATCGAAGCGATCCGCAAGACGGCCGTCGGCACCTTGCCGTACGGTTTGCAAAAACGTGTCGAGCTTGGTCGGGCACTGGCCGCCGAGCCGGACCTGCTTTTGCTTGATGAGCCGATGGCCGGCATGAATATCGAGGAAAAGCAGGACATGTGCCGCTTTATCCTGGATGTAAACGATGAATTCGGCACCACGATCGTTCTGATCGAGCACGACATGGGTGTTGTTATGGATATTTCCGATCGCGTGGTCGTTCTCGATTACGGCAAGAAACTTGCCGACGGGACGCCGGACGAAGTGCGCGCCAACCAGGATGTGATCGACGCCTATCTCGGTGTCTCACATGATGACGAAGAAGCATAG
- a CDS encoding AMP-binding protein: MGDAKPAGGAVDTFPKLLIDNARRFGDRPSIREKDLGIWQSWTWQEVKDEIAAMAAGLKLYGFERGDSLAIVGDNRPQLYWAMTAAQALGGTPVPMYQDAVADEMQYVLEHAEASFAVVEDQEQTDKLLEVMDRCPKLKEIVYKDPRGMRHYDQPFVRSLDSLMEAGRKFLSENPGWFEAEAAKGKGDDIAIMVYTSGTTGRPKGVMLSFDNLIITARNGVKWDKLDEKDEVLAYLPMAWVGDNIFSYAQSYVAGFCVSCPESSDTVMLDLKEIGPTYFFAPPRVFENILTQVSIRMEDASKLNQLLYKYFMDVALRVGPNILDGKRVSFIDRLLYGLGEFLVYGPLKNELGFSRFRLAYTAGEAIGPDIFDFFRSLGVNIKQLYGSTEASVFICMQVDGDVKPDTVGPPATDVELKIADNGEVLFRSPGVFVAYYKNDEATRDTKNDEGWVMTGDAGFFDNDGHLKIIDRAKDVGKLNSGTMFAPKYLENKLKFFPFITEAVAFGHDRDYAAAFINIDLEAVGNWAERRGLAYSGYTDLAMRDEVYDLVAECVDKVNKDLSEDAALSGSQIKRFLILHKLLDADDGELTRTRKVRRNTVAERYGDLINALYSGVDVCPVEATVTFEDGRTGTIKADVKIREAKIFDPQQAQAAE, from the coding sequence ATGGGTGACGCAAAACCGGCTGGCGGTGCCGTCGACACGTTTCCGAAACTGCTGATTGATAACGCGCGACGTTTCGGCGATCGACCGTCGATCCGCGAAAAAGATCTGGGGATATGGCAGTCCTGGACTTGGCAAGAGGTCAAGGACGAGATCGCCGCCATGGCGGCGGGTCTCAAGCTATATGGATTTGAGCGTGGCGACAGCCTGGCCATCGTCGGCGACAACCGGCCGCAGCTTTACTGGGCGATGACGGCGGCGCAGGCATTGGGCGGCACGCCGGTGCCGATGTATCAGGACGCGGTCGCGGACGAAATGCAGTATGTTCTCGAACATGCCGAGGCCAGCTTCGCTGTGGTCGAGGACCAAGAGCAGACCGATAAGCTGCTTGAGGTCATGGATCGCTGCCCGAAGCTCAAGGAAATTGTCTACAAGGACCCGCGCGGCATGCGTCATTACGACCAGCCGTTCGTCCGCTCGCTCGATAGCCTGATGGAAGCCGGGCGGAAGTTCTTGTCCGAAAACCCGGGCTGGTTTGAGGCCGAGGCCGCCAAGGGTAAAGGCGACGATATCGCCATTATGGTTTACACCTCGGGCACAACAGGGCGCCCCAAGGGCGTGATGTTAAGTTTCGACAACCTCATCATTACCGCACGTAACGGCGTGAAGTGGGACAAGCTCGACGAAAAGGACGAAGTGCTGGCCTACCTGCCGATGGCGTGGGTCGGGGACAATATTTTTTCCTATGCACAGTCCTACGTGGCCGGGTTCTGCGTCAGTTGTCCGGAAAGTTCGGATACCGTTATGCTGGATCTCAAGGAAATCGGTCCGACTTATTTCTTCGCACCGCCTCGGGTTTTCGAAAATATCCTGACCCAGGTGTCGATCCGCATGGAAGACGCCTCGAAACTCAACCAGCTTCTTTATAAGTACTTCATGGACGTGGCGCTTCGGGTTGGTCCAAATATTCTCGATGGCAAGCGGGTGTCGTTCATCGACCGTCTGCTATATGGGCTTGGTGAGTTCCTGGTCTATGGCCCGTTGAAAAACGAGTTGGGCTTTTCGCGCTTTCGCCTCGCCTATACGGCGGGCGAGGCGATCGGCCCGGACATCTTTGATTTCTTCCGCTCGCTGGGCGTCAACATCAAACAGCTTTACGGCTCGACCGAAGCGTCGGTGTTCATCTGCATGCAGGTGGATGGCGACGTCAAACCGGACACCGTCGGCCCGCCGGCAACTGATGTCGAGTTGAAGATCGCCGACAACGGCGAGGTTCTGTTCCGCAGTCCCGGCGTTTTCGTCGCCTACTACAAAAACGACGAAGCGACCCGCGATACCAAGAACGACGAAGGCTGGGTCATGACCGGCGATGCCGGTTTCTTTGACAACGACGGGCACCTCAAGATCATCGACCGTGCCAAGGATGTCGGCAAGCTCAACAGCGGCACCATGTTTGCGCCTAAATACCTCGAGAACAAACTCAAGTTCTTCCCGTTTATTACCGAAGCCGTGGCGTTTGGTCACGATAGAGACTACGCAGCGGCTTTCATCAATATCGATCTGGAAGCCGTCGGCAACTGGGCGGAACGGCGCGGTCTCGCATATTCGGGCTATACCGATCTGGCGATGCGTGACGAGGTGTACGATCTCGTCGCCGAATGCGTCGACAAGGTCAACAAGGACCTGTCCGAAGATGCGGCACTGTCGGGGTCGCAAATCAAACGGTTCCTGATCCTGCACAAACTTCTCGATGCCGATGACGGGGAACTGACACGGACCCGCAAGGTGCGCCGCAATACGGTTGCCGAACGTTACGGCGATCTTATCAATGCACTGTATTCAGGCGTGGATGTCTGCCCGGTCGAGGCAACAGTGACGTTCGAGGATGGCCGCACCGGGACAATCAAGGCCGATGTGAAAATCCGCGAAGCGAAGATTTTCGACCCCCAACAAGCCCAGGCAGCGGAATAA
- the acnA gene encoding aconitate hydratase AcnA, translating to MSITGKDSLGTRRTLEVGGKSYDYFSLEAAQAAGIGDISRLPYSLKVVLENLVRRENGRTVTTDDIKAVGKWLDTRTSDHEIAYLPARVLMQDFTGVPAVVDLASMRDAMVSMGGDPDKINPLAPVDLVIDHSVMIDEAGTPGAFKHNVELEFERNMERYEFLKWGQQAFSNFRVVPPGTGICHQVNLEYLSKVVWTREDTDGKMIAYPDTLVGTDSHTTMVNGLAVLGWGVGGIEAEAVMLGQPVSMLIPEVVGFKMHGKLAEGMTATDLVLTAVEMLRKQGVVSKFVEFYGDGLDNLSLADQATIANMAPEYGATCGFFPVSPATIDYLKLTGREDDTVALVEKYSKLQGMWREAGSPDPVFTDTLELDLASVEPSIAGPKRPQDRIQLSLASKAFKEGFKTLTGRDQGKSAEVGDYTLEDGAIVIAAITSCTNTSNPAVLVGAGLVAKKAHALGIKPKPWVKTSFAPGSQVVQEYMDKGGLTEHMDAVGFNLVGFGCTTCIGNSGPLKQEIEEAIMENGITVGAVLSGNRNFEGRVHPLSTANYLASPPLVVAYAIAGNMNVDIYNDALAEDKDGNPVYLKDIWPTNQEISEYMSSVISADMFRERYGNVFQGDDYWQKISVTGGQTYKWSPGSTYVQHPPFFDPAEAASGEPADFVGARALAILGNSVTTDHISPAGNIKKESPAGEFLLEHQVRPNEFNSYGARRGNHEVMMRGTFANIRIKNEMAPGTEGGWTTHRPSGEVMSIYHAAMKYKEESVPLVVFGGAEYGTGSSRDWAAKGTRLLGVNAVIVESFERIHRSNLVGMGVLPLEFKDGVTRETLKLDGTETFDLTGIADGIKPGMDVTLTIHRADGSSDETTLLCRIDTLDEVDYYLAGGILQYVLVNLNKKAA from the coding sequence GTGTCAATCACCGGAAAAGACAGCCTTGGAACCCGCAGAACGCTTGAAGTTGGCGGTAAAAGCTATGACTACTTCAGTCTCGAAGCGGCCCAGGCCGCGGGGATCGGCGACATCTCAAGGCTGCCTTATTCCCTGAAAGTCGTGCTGGAAAACCTGGTGCGCCGGGAAAATGGCCGCACCGTCACCACCGACGACATCAAGGCCGTCGGCAAGTGGCTCGACACCCGCACCTCAGATCACGAAATCGCCTATCTGCCGGCGCGCGTGCTGATGCAGGATTTCACCGGCGTTCCCGCCGTGGTCGATCTGGCGTCGATGCGCGACGCGATGGTTTCCATGGGCGGCGATCCGGACAAGATCAATCCGTTGGCGCCGGTCGATCTGGTCATCGACCATTCGGTAATGATCGACGAGGCCGGCACCCCCGGCGCCTTCAAGCACAACGTCGAGCTTGAGTTCGAGCGCAACATGGAACGCTACGAGTTCCTGAAATGGGGCCAGCAGGCGTTCTCGAATTTCCGCGTCGTACCGCCGGGCACCGGCATCTGCCACCAGGTCAACCTGGAATACCTCTCCAAGGTGGTTTGGACCCGCGAAGACACCGACGGCAAGATGATCGCCTATCCGGACACGCTGGTCGGCACCGACAGCCACACGACGATGGTCAACGGCCTTGCCGTTCTCGGCTGGGGCGTCGGCGGCATCGAAGCCGAAGCCGTGATGCTCGGCCAGCCGGTCTCCATGCTGATCCCCGAAGTCGTCGGCTTCAAGATGCATGGCAAACTGGCCGAGGGCATGACCGCCACCGACCTGGTGCTGACCGCCGTCGAGATGCTCCGTAAACAGGGCGTGGTGTCGAAGTTCGTCGAGTTTTACGGCGACGGCCTCGACAACCTGTCGCTCGCCGATCAGGCGACCATCGCCAACATGGCCCCGGAATACGGCGCGACGTGCGGCTTCTTCCCGGTCAGCCCGGCGACGATCGACTACCTGAAACTCACCGGCCGCGAGGACGATACCGTGGCGCTGGTCGAGAAGTACTCCAAGCTGCAAGGCATGTGGCGCGAAGCCGGGTCGCCGGATCCGGTCTTTACCGACACGCTGGAACTCGACCTCGCGTCCGTCGAGCCGTCCATCGCCGGGCCGAAGCGTCCGCAGGACCGCATTCAGCTTTCGCTGGCCTCGAAAGCCTTCAAGGAAGGCTTCAAGACGCTGACCGGCCGTGATCAGGGCAAGTCGGCCGAAGTCGGCGATTACACCCTCGAAGACGGCGCCATCGTCATCGCCGCCATCACGAGCTGCACCAACACGTCGAACCCGGCGGTTCTCGTCGGCGCCGGTCTCGTCGCCAAGAAGGCGCACGCGTTGGGCATCAAGCCGAAGCCTTGGGTGAAGACGTCGTTCGCGCCGGGCTCGCAAGTGGTGCAGGAATACATGGACAAGGGCGGCCTGACCGAACACATGGACGCGGTCGGCTTCAACCTGGTCGGCTTCGGCTGCACGACGTGTATCGGTAACTCCGGTCCGCTGAAGCAGGAAATCGAAGAAGCGATCATGGAAAACGGCATCACGGTCGGCGCCGTGCTGTCCGGCAACCGTAACTTCGAAGGCCGCGTGCATCCGCTGTCGACGGCCAACTATCTGGCCTCGCCGCCGCTGGTCGTCGCCTATGCCATCGCCGGCAACATGAACGTCGACATCTATAACGATGCGCTGGCAGAAGATAAGGACGGCAATCCGGTCTATCTGAAAGACATCTGGCCGACCAACCAGGAAATTTCCGAGTACATGTCTAGCGTCATTTCCGCCGACATGTTCCGCGAGCGTTACGGTAACGTGTTCCAGGGCGACGATTACTGGCAGAAAATCTCCGTCACCGGCGGGCAGACCTACAAATGGTCGCCGGGCTCGACCTATGTGCAGCATCCGCCGTTCTTCGACCCGGCTGAAGCCGCCAGCGGCGAGCCGGCAGACTTCGTCGGTGCGCGGGCACTGGCCATCCTCGGCAACTCGGTGACCACCGACCACATCTCGCCGGCCGGCAACATCAAGAAGGAAAGCCCGGCGGGTGAATTCCTTCTCGAACACCAGGTCCGCCCGAACGAGTTCAACTCGTATGGCGCACGCCGCGGCAACCATGAAGTGATGATGCGCGGCACCTTCGCCAACATCCGCATCAAGAACGAAATGGCCCCGGGGACCGAAGGCGGCTGGACCACGCACCGCCCGAGCGGCGAGGTGATGTCGATCTATCACGCCGCGATGAAGTACAAGGAAGAAAGCGTGCCGCTGGTGGTCTTCGGCGGTGCTGAATACGGTACCGGTTCAAGCCGCGACTGGGCCGCCAAGGGCACGCGCCTTCTGGGCGTCAATGCGGTCATCGTCGAGAGCTTCGAGCGTATCCACCGCTCCAACCTTGTCGGCATGGGCGTTCTGCCGCTCGAATTCAAAGACGGCGTGACCCGTGAAACCCTCAAGCTCGACGGCACCGAAACCTTCGATCTGACCGGGATTGCGGACGGGATCAAGCCGGGCATGGACGTCACGCTCACCATCCATCGCGCAGACGGCTCGAGCGACGAAACGACGCTGCTGTGCCGTATCGATACCCTCGACGAGGTCGATTACTACCTCGCCGGCGGCATCCTGCAATACGTGCTGGTGAACCTGAACAAGAAAGCGGCGTAA
- a CDS encoding TetR/AcrR family transcriptional regulator: MHATKNAPVATDLNFGQNLIAESALHRKSARTRASICRAGCAILRERSLTALTVHDICEEAGLAHGTFYIYFSDRQAFIAELLEQFVTFVQDVMHRASQQENHDPIRAATATYCRLFAENPGMMKCLIFHLNEFPAARDAFQRLNRQWVATVVAAAARQLEKSTRAGLVSHDELVRRAYALGGMIDQYLASLYLSNDPGLSDVSGDMDQVVDTLTHIWKQSLTT, translated from the coding sequence ATGCATGCCACCAAAAATGCCCCGGTAGCGACGGATCTGAACTTCGGCCAGAATCTGATTGCCGAAAGCGCGCTGCACAGGAAAAGCGCGCGCACGCGTGCCTCGATCTGCCGCGCCGGGTGCGCGATCTTACGCGAGCGTTCGCTGACGGCGCTGACGGTCCATGACATTTGCGAAGAAGCCGGGCTCGCGCACGGCACCTTCTATATTTATTTCAGCGATCGTCAGGCATTCATCGCCGAGTTGCTGGAGCAGTTCGTGACGTTCGTGCAGGACGTGATGCACAGGGCTTCGCAGCAGGAGAATCACGATCCGATCCGTGCGGCGACAGCCACATACTGTCGCCTTTTCGCTGAAAATCCCGGCATGATGAAGTGCCTTATCTTCCATCTGAACGAATTCCCGGCGGCGCGTGACGCATTCCAGCGACTTAACCGCCAGTGGGTCGCAACCGTCGTCGCTGCCGCCGCCCGCCAGTTGGAGAAATCCACACGGGCCGGGCTTGTTTCCCATGATGAACTTGTGCGGCGCGCTTATGCGCTGGGCGGCATGATCGATCAGTACCTGGCGTCTCTTTACCTGAGCAACGACCCCGGGCTGAGCGACGTTTCGGGCGACATGGACCAAGTCGTCGATACGCTCACCCATATCTGGAAGCAGAGCCTGACGACATGA
- a CDS encoding enoyl-CoA hydratase/isomerase family protein, producing MTTFCYETVLSTLNESGVRTICLNRPGSLNAMNRKLVDDVARAFDDANADEATRSIIFTGSGRAFCAGDDRKEHVHPENEEDARTVVDAIQRATRAIVFGEKPVVGAINGWAVGGGFEWAINCDFPIWGESAKGFFPEVSLNVFVTGGVTSLLPSLVGLNKAREMLFLGEQYSAHELLEAGVAWRVVPDGELMAEAHTVAARLADLPPMAVRAMKRVLNHGAVNDLEHAMTLETDATVAGFLSAETTARMTDF from the coding sequence ATGACGACTTTTTGCTATGAAACAGTCCTCAGCACGCTGAATGAAAGCGGCGTCCGCACCATCTGCCTGAACCGCCCGGGCAGCCTCAACGCCATGAACCGCAAGCTGGTCGACGATGTGGCTCGGGCATTCGACGACGCCAACGCGGACGAGGCGACACGCAGCATCATCTTTACCGGTTCGGGCCGCGCGTTCTGTGCCGGTGACGACCGCAAGGAGCACGTCCATCCCGAAAACGAAGAGGACGCACGTACCGTGGTCGACGCAATCCAGCGGGCAACGCGCGCCATCGTGTTCGGCGAGAAGCCAGTGGTCGGCGCAATTAACGGCTGGGCCGTCGGCGGCGGATTTGAATGGGCGATCAACTGCGATTTTCCGATCTGGGGTGAAAGCGCAAAGGGCTTTTTCCCCGAGGTGTCGTTGAATGTCTTTGTCACCGGCGGCGTGACATCCTTGTTGCCGTCGCTGGTCGGTCTCAACAAGGCGCGGGAGATGCTTTTCCTCGGCGAGCAGTACAGTGCGCACGAACTGCTGGAAGCGGGCGTCGCCTGGCGGGTCGTCCCGGATGGCGAACTGATGGCGGAAGCGCACACTGTCGCCGCACGCCTGGCCGACTTGCCGCCGATGGCCGTCAGGGCGATGAAACGGGTTCTCAACCACGGCGCCGTAAACGATCTCGAACATGCGATGACGCTGGAGACCGATGCCACGGTCGCCGGTTTTCTGAGCGCCGAAACCACGGCGCGGATGACCGACTTCTAG
- a CDS encoding DUF1223 domain-containing protein, protein MTNIAFPRWHAILPTLMVALVLSLQAITVHADDEKSGEMLTVVELYTSQGCSSCPPADAYLGKLAERDDILALSLHVDYWDYIGWKDPYALPANTTRQRAYAKNLGMGYVYTPQMVVQGMAHTTGSNKGAVERLISDVRGAKRLGVSIKHADGGLRIDIPEGVFDGETARIYVAAYDARHENDVTRGENSGHKLAHYNVVRDMVEIGSWSGDAVTMTVTDQTIEMAGRDGCAVLVQSVKNGRILGAARIGLTPHS, encoded by the coding sequence ATGACAAATATCGCATTCCCGAGATGGCACGCCATTCTCCCCACACTCATGGTGGCGCTGGTGCTGAGCCTGCAGGCAATCACCGTGCACGCCGACGATGAAAAATCCGGCGAAATGTTGACCGTTGTCGAGCTTTACACATCTCAGGGGTGCTCTTCGTGCCCGCCCGCCGACGCCTATCTCGGCAAACTCGCCGAACGCGACGACATCCTGGCGTTGTCGCTACACGTGGATTACTGGGACTACATCGGCTGGAAAGATCCCTATGCACTTCCCGCCAACACCACACGTCAACGGGCCTACGCGAAAAACCTGGGCATGGGGTACGTTTATACCCCGCAGATGGTCGTGCAGGGCATGGCCCACACCACCGGATCGAACAAGGGTGCCGTCGAACGCCTGATCAGCGACGTGCGTGGCGCCAAGCGGCTCGGTGTTTCAATCAAACATGCCGACGGCGGTCTCAGAATCGATATCCCCGAGGGCGTTTTCGACGGGGAAACGGCACGCATCTATGTCGCCGCCTATGACGCCCGGCATGAAAACGACGTAACGCGCGGCGAAAACTCGGGCCATAAGCTGGCGCATTACAATGTCGTGCGTGACATGGTTGAAATCGGCTCGTGGTCCGGCGATGCCGTGACCATGACCGTCACCGACCAAACCATCGAAATGGCTGGCCGCGACGGCTGCGCCGTACTGGTGCAATCGGTCAAGAACGGTCGCATTCTCGGCGCCGCCAGGATCGGCCTGACGCCGCACAGTTGA
- a CDS encoding agmatinase, whose translation MDDKHKKYLPRSGADVPRFAGIPTFMRLPHVDLETAAGEVDIGIIGVPWDGGTTNRAGARHGPRQLRDLSTMVRNVHHVTGTMPFHLASCADLGDTSVNPVDLLDTLERVGAFYTDLQAAGVMPLTAGGDHLITLPIMRGIVGDGAKGGALGMVHFDAHTDTWDRYFGGHKYTHGTPFRRAIEEGLLDPKRTIQIGIRGSLYTPEDKDWGLAQGIRVIEIEEYFDLGPDKVAEEARRVVGNGPAYVSFDVDGLDPVYAPGTGTPEIGGFSTHDAQRMLRGLSGIDIVGGDVVEVAPPFDPSGNTALVGVTMMFEILCLMAEKIARHGRK comes from the coding sequence ATGGACGACAAGCACAAGAAATACCTGCCGCGATCCGGTGCCGATGTTCCACGTTTTGCCGGAATCCCGACATTCATGCGCTTGCCGCATGTCGATCTGGAAACGGCGGCCGGTGAGGTCGATATCGGTATCATCGGTGTGCCGTGGGACGGCGGCACCACCAACCGCGCTGGCGCCCGGCACGGCCCCCGGCAGTTGCGCGACCTTTCGACCATGGTCAGAAACGTGCATCACGTCACCGGCACCATGCCGTTCCATCTGGCGAGTTGTGCCGATCTCGGCGATACGTCGGTCAATCCGGTCGACCTGCTGGATACCCTGGAGCGTGTCGGCGCGTTCTATACGGACCTGCAGGCTGCGGGCGTGATGCCGTTGACCGCGGGCGGCGACCATCTGATCACGCTGCCGATCATGCGCGGCATAGTCGGTGATGGCGCCAAGGGCGGCGCCCTCGGCATGGTGCACTTCGATGCCCATACCGACACCTGGGACAGGTATTTCGGCGGCCACAAATACACGCACGGCACACCGTTCCGCCGCGCCATCGAGGAAGGTCTGCTGGACCCGAAGCGGACGATCCAGATCGGCATCCGGGGCTCGCTCTACACACCCGAAGACAAGGACTGGGGACTGGCCCAGGGCATCCGCGTGATCGAGATCGAGGAATATTTCGATCTTGGCCCCGACAAGGTCGCCGAGGAAGCGCGGCGCGTCGTCGGGAATGGCCCGGCTTATGTCAGCTTCGATGTCGACGGCCTTGATCCCGTCTATGCGCCCGGCACCGGTACGCCTGAAATCGGCGGCTTCTCGACCCACGATGCACAGCGCATGCTGCGCGGGCTGTCGGGTATCGATATCGTCGGCGGCGATGTGGTCGAAGTCGCGCCGCCGTTCGACCCGTCCGGCAACACCGCATTGGTCGGTGTCACCATGATGTTCGAGATCCTCTGCCTGATGGCGGAGAAAATCGCCCGGCACGGGCGGAAATGA